Proteins encoded by one window of Xenopus tropicalis strain Nigerian chromosome 6, UCB_Xtro_10.0, whole genome shotgun sequence:
- the mrpl32 gene encoding 39S ribosomal protein L32, mitochondrial → MAFSSGLVGGAFSSLLKWCLRVEQSGLRILGLSPWSPGPALAVQGPISCPFPDVHSDDKDSAPGFMDSIFWMAAPKNRRTIEVNRCRRRNPNKLIEEKTNVDVCPECGHLKLKHVLCGYCYEKVQQETHLIRKEIKAKEGGPFRAPTKETVVLYDGEKARSEDEEKRVIERSRKRPLWFAY, encoded by the exons ATGGCGTTCTCTAGTGGACTAGTTGGAGGTGCATTTAGTTCATTGCTTAAATGGTGTTTGCGAGTCGAACAAAGTGGATTGCGCATTTTGGGCTTGAGCCCTTGGTCTCCGG gccCAGCTCTGGCAGTGCAGGGTCCAATATCCTGTCCCTTTCCAGATGTGCATTCTGATGATAAAGACTCTGCCCCAGGATTTATGGATAGCATTTTCTGGATGGCTGCACCCAAAAATAGAAGAACAATTGAAGTTAATCGCTGCAGAAGAAGAAATCCAAATAAATTAATAGAGGAGAAG ACCAATGTTGACGTGTGCCCTGAGTGTGGACATCTCAAATTAAAACATGTTTTGTGTGGTTACTGTTATGAGAAAGTTCAGCAAGAGACCCATCTAATAAGGaaagaaataaaagcaaaagaAGGCGGGCCATTTAGAGCTCCCACAAAAGAGACAGTGGTCCTTTATGATGGTGAAAAGGCACGATCAGAAGATGAAGAGAAAAGGGTTATTGAAAGAAGCCGTAAGCGTCCTTTATGGTTTGCTTATTGA
- the psma2 gene encoding proteasome subunit alpha type-2, translating to MAERGYSFSLTTFSPSGKLVQIEYALAAVAAGAPSVGIKATNGVVLATEKKQKSILYDEQSAHKVEPITKHIGMVYSGMGPDYRVLVRRARKLAQQYYLVYQEPIPTAQLVQRVASVMQEYTQSGGVRPFGVSLLIAGWDEGRPYLFQSDPSGAYFAWKATAMGKNYVNGKTFLEKRYNEDLELEDAIHTAILTLKESFEGQMTEDNIEVGICNEAGFKRLTPAEVKDYLAAIA from the exons ATGGCTGAGCGCGGATACAGTTTTTCCCTGACTACATTCAG TCCGTCTGGCAAACTTGTTCAAATTGAGTATGCTTTAGCAGCAGTCGCCGCTGGTGCGCCCTCTGTTGGAATCAAAG CTACAAATGGCGTTGTATTGGCAACTGAAAAGAAACAGAAATCAATCTTGTATGATGAACAAAGTGCACATAAAGTGGAGCCAATTACCAAACACATAGGCATGGTATACAGCGGCATGGGACCTGATTACAG AGTCCTTGTTCGGAGAGCACGGAAACTAGCCCAGCAGTATTACCTTGTGTATCAGGAACCCATCCCAACAGCCCAGCTGGTACAGAGAGTGGCTTCTGTCATGCAGGAATATACACAATCTGG TGGTGTACGTCCCTTTGGAGTCTCATTATTAATTGCAGGCTGGGATGAAGGCCGACCATATTTATTTCAATCAGATCCATCT GGGGCATATTTTGCATGGAAGGCAACAGCAATGGGAAAAAACTATGTAAATGGAAAAACTTTCCTTGAAAAAAG ATACAACGAAGACTTGGAACTTGAAGATGCAATTCACACAGCAATCTTAACGCTGAAG GAAAGTTTTGAAGGCCAAATGACAGAAGACAATATTGAAGTTGGTATTTGCAATGAAGCTGGATTTAAGAGGCTCACTCCTGCTGAAGTTAAAGATTACTTGGCTGCTATAGCATAG